Proteins encoded by one window of Papio anubis isolate 15944 chromosome 7, Panubis1.0, whole genome shotgun sequence:
- the SLC25A29 gene encoding mitochondrial basic amino acids transporter isoform X3, whose product MGLTFINALVFGVQGNTLRALGHDSPLNQFLAGAAAGAIQCVICCPMELAKTRLQLQDAGPARTYKGSLDCLVQIYGHEGLRGVNRGMVSTLLRETPSFGVYFLTYDALTRALGCEPGDRLLVPKLLLAGGTSGIMSWLSTYPVDVVKSRLQADGLRGAPRYRGILDCVRQSYRAEGWRVFTRGLASTLLRAFPVNAATFATVTVVLTYARGEEAGPEGEAVPAASAAPAGPALAQPSSL is encoded by the coding sequence ATGGGGCTCACCTTCATCAACGCGCTGGTGTTCGGGGTACAGGGCAACACCCTCCGGGCCCTGGGCCACGACTCGCCTCTCAACCAGTTCCTGGcaggcgcagcggcgggcgccatCCAGTGCGTCATCTGCTGCCCCATGGAGCTGGCCAAGACGCGGCTGCAGCTGCAGGACGCGGGCCCGGCACGCACCTACAAGGGCTCGCTGGACTGCCTCGTGCAGATCTACGGGCACGAGGGTCTGCGTGGCGTCAACCGGGGCATGGTGTCCACGCTGCTGCGAGAGACGCCCAGCTTCGGCGTCTACTTCCTAACCTACGACGCGCTCACGCGGGCGCTGGGCTGCGAGCCGGGCGACCGCCTGCTGGTGCCCAAGCTGCTGCTGGCAGGTGGCACGTCGGGTATCATGTCCTGGCTCTCCACCTACCCTGTGGACGTGGTCAAGTCACGGCTGCAGGCCGACGGGCTGCGGGGAGCCCCGCGCTACCGCGGCATCCTGGACTGCGTGCGCCAGAGCTACCGCGCCGAGGGCTGGCGCGTCTTCACACGGGGACTGGCGTCCACGCTGCTGCGCGCCTTCCCCGTCAACGCCGCCACCTTCGCCACGGTCACCGTGGTGCTCACCTACGCGCGCGGCGAAGAGGCCGGGCCCGAGGGCGAGGCTGTGCCCGCGGCCTCCGCTGCCCCTGCGGGGCCCGCTCTGGCGCAGCCCTCCAGCCTGTGA
- the SLC25A29 gene encoding mitochondrial basic amino acids transporter isoform X1, translating to MGVSLTLESATLLVPVLGLQEEQRDPPRDHRTLKGKQQTSHQEATGRDQAGAPGAKVRLQVQSVEKPQYRGTLHCFKSIIKQESVLGLYKGLGSPLMGLTFINALVFGVQGNTLRALGHDSPLNQFLAGAAAGAIQCVICCPMELAKTRLQLQDAGPARTYKGSLDCLVQIYGHEGLRGVNRGMVSTLLRETPSFGVYFLTYDALTRALGCEPGDRLLVPKLLLAGGTSGIMSWLSTYPVDVVKSRLQADGLRGAPRYRGILDCVRQSYRAEGWRVFTRGLASTLLRAFPVNAATFATVTVVLTYARGEEAGPEGEAVPAASAAPAGPALAQPSSL from the exons ATGGGCGTAAGCCTCACCCTGGAGAGCGCTA CCCTCTTAGTCCCAGTGTTGGGCCTGCAGGAGGAACAGAGAGATCCCCCCAGAGACCACAGAACATTGAAGGGAAAGCAGCAAACCTCGCATCAAG AGGCTACTGGCAGAGACCAGGCAGGAGCTCCTGGAGCCAAG GTGCGGCTTCAGGTCCAGAGCGTGGAGAAGCCTCAGTACCGTGGGACGTTGCACTGCTTCAAGTCCATCATCAAGCAAGAGAGT GTGCTGGGTCTGTACAAGGGCCTGGGCTCGCCGCTCATGGGGCTCACCTTCATCAACGCGCTGGTGTTCGGGGTACAGGGCAACACCCTCCGGGCCCTGGGCCACGACTCGCCTCTCAACCAGTTCCTGGcaggcgcagcggcgggcgccatCCAGTGCGTCATCTGCTGCCCCATGGAGCTGGCCAAGACGCGGCTGCAGCTGCAGGACGCGGGCCCGGCACGCACCTACAAGGGCTCGCTGGACTGCCTCGTGCAGATCTACGGGCACGAGGGTCTGCGTGGCGTCAACCGGGGCATGGTGTCCACGCTGCTGCGAGAGACGCCCAGCTTCGGCGTCTACTTCCTAACCTACGACGCGCTCACGCGGGCGCTGGGCTGCGAGCCGGGCGACCGCCTGCTGGTGCCCAAGCTGCTGCTGGCAGGTGGCACGTCGGGTATCATGTCCTGGCTCTCCACCTACCCTGTGGACGTGGTCAAGTCACGGCTGCAGGCCGACGGGCTGCGGGGAGCCCCGCGCTACCGCGGCATCCTGGACTGCGTGCGCCAGAGCTACCGCGCCGAGGGCTGGCGCGTCTTCACACGGGGACTGGCGTCCACGCTGCTGCGCGCCTTCCCCGTCAACGCCGCCACCTTCGCCACGGTCACCGTGGTGCTCACCTACGCGCGCGGCGAAGAGGCCGGGCCCGAGGGCGAGGCTGTGCCCGCGGCCTCCGCTGCCCCTGCGGGGCCCGCTCTGGCGCAGCCCTCCAGCCTGTGA
- the SLC25A29 gene encoding mitochondrial basic amino acids transporter isoform X2, translated as MALDFLAGCAGGVAGVLVGHPFDTVKVRLQVQSVEKPQYRGTLHCFKSIIKQESVLGLYKGLGSPLMGLTFINALVFGVQGNTLRALGHDSPLNQFLAGAAAGAIQCVICCPMELAKTRLQLQDAGPARTYKGSLDCLVQIYGHEGLRGVNRGMVSTLLRETPSFGVYFLTYDALTRALGCEPGDRLLVPKLLLAGGTSGIMSWLSTYPVDVVKSRLQADGLRGAPRYRGILDCVRQSYRAEGWRVFTRGLASTLLRAFPVNAATFATVTVVLTYARGEEAGPEGEAVPAASAAPAGPALAQPSSL; from the exons gtGTGGCAGGCGTGCTTGTGGGACACCCGTTTGACACAGTCAAG GTGCGGCTTCAGGTCCAGAGCGTGGAGAAGCCTCAGTACCGTGGGACGTTGCACTGCTTCAAGTCCATCATCAAGCAAGAGAGT GTGCTGGGTCTGTACAAGGGCCTGGGCTCGCCGCTCATGGGGCTCACCTTCATCAACGCGCTGGTGTTCGGGGTACAGGGCAACACCCTCCGGGCCCTGGGCCACGACTCGCCTCTCAACCAGTTCCTGGcaggcgcagcggcgggcgccatCCAGTGCGTCATCTGCTGCCCCATGGAGCTGGCCAAGACGCGGCTGCAGCTGCAGGACGCGGGCCCGGCACGCACCTACAAGGGCTCGCTGGACTGCCTCGTGCAGATCTACGGGCACGAGGGTCTGCGTGGCGTCAACCGGGGCATGGTGTCCACGCTGCTGCGAGAGACGCCCAGCTTCGGCGTCTACTTCCTAACCTACGACGCGCTCACGCGGGCGCTGGGCTGCGAGCCGGGCGACCGCCTGCTGGTGCCCAAGCTGCTGCTGGCAGGTGGCACGTCGGGTATCATGTCCTGGCTCTCCACCTACCCTGTGGACGTGGTCAAGTCACGGCTGCAGGCCGACGGGCTGCGGGGAGCCCCGCGCTACCGCGGCATCCTGGACTGCGTGCGCCAGAGCTACCGCGCCGAGGGCTGGCGCGTCTTCACACGGGGACTGGCGTCCACGCTGCTGCGCGCCTTCCCCGTCAACGCCGCCACCTTCGCCACGGTCACCGTGGTGCTCACCTACGCGCGCGGCGAAGAGGCCGGGCCCGAGGGCGAGGCTGTGCCCGCGGCCTCCGCTGCCCCTGCGGGGCCCGCTCTGGCGCAGCCCTCCAGCCTGTGA